Proteins from one Shewanella pealeana ATCC 700345 genomic window:
- the fadI gene encoding acetyl-CoA C-acyltransferase FadI, translating to MSDRQQVTNARGERIAIVSGLRTPFAKQATAFHGVSALDMGKMVVNELLARSELDPKEIEQLVYGQVVQMPAAPNIAREIVLGTGMNVSTDAYSVTRACATSFQSTVNVAESIMTGNLDIGIAGGADSSSVLPIGVSKKLAHALVDLNKARSLGQRLSIFRRLGLKDLLPVPPAVAEYSTGLSMGQTAEQMAKTYNISRADQDALAHRSHTLATETWNAGKLAEEVMVAHVPPYKAFIDRDNNIRENSKLESYAKLRPAFDRKHGSVTAANSTPLTDGASAVLLMSEGRAKALGYTPIGYIKSYAFTAIDVWEDMLMGPSYATPLALKRAGMELEDLTLIEMHEAFAAQTLANMQMFGSKKFAEEKLGRNRAIGEIDMSKFNVLGGSLAYGHPFAATGTRLVTQVCHELKRRGGGTGLATACAAGGLGAAMIVEVE from the coding sequence ATGAGTGATAGACAACAGGTGACGAATGCGAGGGGCGAGCGGATCGCCATTGTTTCGGGATTACGTACACCATTTGCTAAACAAGCCACCGCTTTTCATGGTGTGTCGGCATTAGATATGGGCAAGATGGTTGTAAATGAACTGCTTGCTCGCTCAGAGTTGGATCCTAAAGAGATTGAGCAACTTGTTTATGGGCAAGTGGTACAGATGCCTGCTGCGCCAAACATCGCTCGGGAAATCGTACTGGGTACGGGCATGAATGTTAGTACCGACGCTTACAGCGTAACCCGTGCTTGTGCAACCAGCTTTCAGTCTACGGTCAACGTTGCTGAGTCTATCATGACGGGGAATCTCGATATCGGTATCGCGGGCGGTGCAGATTCATCGTCAGTCTTACCAATCGGTGTTTCTAAAAAACTAGCTCATGCCTTGGTCGATCTTAATAAAGCCCGCAGTCTTGGGCAGAGACTTTCGATTTTTCGTCGCTTAGGCCTTAAAGACTTATTACCTGTTCCACCTGCCGTTGCCGAATACTCAACTGGTTTATCTATGGGGCAAACAGCTGAGCAGATGGCCAAGACTTATAACATTAGCCGCGCCGATCAAGATGCGTTAGCGCATCGCTCACACACCTTAGCGACTGAAACTTGGAATGCAGGCAAGCTGGCCGAAGAGGTGATGGTTGCCCATGTGCCGCCTTATAAAGCCTTTATTGATCGCGATAACAACATTCGTGAAAACTCTAAGCTTGAGTCTTACGCAAAATTGCGTCCCGCCTTTGATCGTAAGCACGGCTCGGTAACGGCTGCAAACAGTACGCCATTAACAGATGGTGCATCGGCCGTACTCTTGATGAGTGAAGGTCGTGCAAAAGCATTGGGTTACACACCTATTGGTTACATTAAGAGTTACGCTTTCACCGCCATCGATGTTTGGGAAGACATGTTGATGGGGCCATCTTACGCCACGCCTTTGGCGCTTAAGCGTGCAGGGATGGAGCTTGAGGACTTAACCTTAATTGAGATGCATGAAGCCTTTGCTGCGCAAACCTTGGCTAACATGCAAATGTTTGGCTCGAAAAAATTTGCCGAAGAGAAACTTGGTCGTAATCGAGCTATAGGTGAAATCGATATGAGTAAGTTTAATGTGCTTGGTGGCTCTTTGGCCTACGGTCACCCATTTGCTGCGACGGGCACGCGCTTAGTGACTCAGGTGTGTCATGAACTCAAGCGCCGCGGTGGTGGTACGGGTCTCGCAACAGCATGTGCTGCGGGTGGGTTAGGTGCAGCAATGATTGTGGAAGTGGAGTAA
- a CDS encoding AAA family ATPase yields the protein MPLSRFHALREYLNTVILGQPILTENLLIALIADGHLLVEGPPGLAKTRAVKALCDGVEGDFHRIQFTPDLLPADLTGTDIYRAQTATFEFEAGPIFHNLILADEINRAPAKVQSALLEAMAEGQVTVGKHSYQLPELFLVMATQNPLENEGTYPLPEAQLDRFLMHLNLDYPSAETEFQIMRMSRNEALKQELPHVEPIIQGDIFAAREHALQIYLAEPLEKYIVDIIMATRKPEAYSQELASWLEYGVSPRATLSLERCARARAYLYERDFVSPEDIQAVAPNVLRHRLLLSYQAQADGISADDVINHILSQVAVP from the coding sequence ATGCCTTTGAGTCGATTTCACGCGTTACGCGAATACTTAAATACTGTCATTTTAGGGCAGCCTATTCTCACCGAGAATCTACTAATTGCATTAATTGCCGACGGGCATCTCTTGGTAGAAGGCCCGCCAGGCCTAGCTAAGACTCGCGCTGTAAAAGCATTGTGTGATGGCGTCGAGGGAGATTTTCACCGTATTCAATTTACGCCAGATCTACTACCAGCTGACTTAACCGGTACTGATATTTATCGCGCGCAAACTGCCACCTTCGAATTTGAAGCTGGCCCCATTTTTCATAATCTTATCTTGGCCGATGAGATTAACCGTGCCCCCGCCAAGGTCCAGTCGGCTTTGTTAGAGGCCATGGCCGAAGGTCAGGTCACTGTAGGTAAGCACAGCTATCAGTTGCCTGAACTGTTTTTGGTCATGGCGACACAAAACCCACTGGAGAACGAAGGTACCTACCCGTTACCCGAGGCGCAGTTAGACAGATTTTTGATGCACCTCAACCTTGATTATCCAAGTGCTGAAACCGAGTTTCAGATCATGAGAATGTCTCGAAATGAAGCGCTTAAGCAAGAACTTCCCCATGTTGAGCCTATTATTCAAGGGGATATTTTTGCAGCTCGTGAGCACGCACTACAAATTTATCTTGCCGAGCCTTTAGAGAAATACATCGTCGATATCATCATGGCAACCCGTAAACCTGAGGCCTATAGCCAAGAGTTAGCCAGTTGGCTTGAATACGGCGTCAGCCCTCGTGCCACCCTGTCGCTTGAACGTTGTGCTCGTGCGCGCGCCTACTTATATGAACGTGACTTTGTTTCTCCAGAAGATATTCAGGCTGTTGCTCCCAACGTGCTGCGTCATCGTTTGCTGTTGAGCTATCAGGCACAAGCCGATGGCATCAGTGCTGATGACGTGATCAACCATATTCTTTCTCAAGTTGCGGTCCCTTAA